A DNA window from Myxocyprinus asiaticus isolate MX2 ecotype Aquarium Trade chromosome 15, UBuf_Myxa_2, whole genome shotgun sequence contains the following coding sequences:
- the LOC127452541 gene encoding popeye domain-containing protein 3-like: MDPSTHLNLSFRALKYPVCSEWREHPEGSRFHLAHILLVLGFMGGGGFYGLLYMFCFLTLGFFCYLIWSWSDPCTTDSFSWTLALFVLCLAQVVHVSYRLRSVTFAKEFQDLYNCMFKKLGVSLTHFGKIVECCEGDIHTIEKDHCFAMEGKTSIDKLSVLLSGRIRVTVSGEFLHYIYPFQFLDSPEWDSLRPSEEGIFQVTLRADSRCRYVAWRRKKLYLMFAQHRYLAKIFALLVRNDITEKLFSLNDKAFDSRGFRYDLRLPSFCHGPEPEIENTRQSRPVLVQSAPKPVERDC, from the exons ATGGATCCATCGACTCATCTGAATCTAAGTTTTAGAGCGCTGAAATACCCGGTGTGCTCCGAATGGAGAGAACACCCCGAAGGATCAAGGTTTCATCTCGCCCATATTTTGCTGGTTTTAGGATTCATGGGAGGTGGTGGCTTTTACGGATTGCTCTACATGTTCTGCTTTTTAACGCTCGGGTTTTTCTGTTACTTGATCTGGTCGTGGTCCGATCCCTGCACAACGGACTCGTTTTCTTGGACTCTTGCGCTTTTCGTCTTGTGTTTGGCGCAAGTTGTCCATGTGTCATACCGCCTGCGAAGCGTCACATTTGCTAAGGAGTTTCAGGATCTCTATAATTGCATGTTCAAAAAGCTGGGAGTGTCTTTGACACACTTTGGGAAGATCGTGGAATGCTGTGAGGGGGATATCCATACAATTGAGAAAGACCACTGCTTCGCTATGGAGGGCAAAACCTCCATCGACAAACTGTCAGTACTCCTCTCGGGCAG AATACGGGTGACGGTCAGCGGGGAGTTTTTGCACTACATCTACCCCTTTCAGTTCCTGGATTCACCTGAGTGGGATTCTCTCAGACCATCCGAAGAGGGCATTTTTCAG GTGACGTTACGCGCAGATAGTCGTTGTCGGTATGTGGCTTGGAGACGCAAGAAACTCTATCTGATGTTCGCGCAGCACCGCTACCTCGCCAAGATCTTCGCGCTGCTGGTGCGCAACGACATCACGGAGAAGCTCTTCTCTCTGAACGACAAGGCTTTCGACAGCCGCGGGTTCCGCTATGATCTCCGTTTACCGAGCTTCTGTCACGGGCCGGAGCCAGAAATAGAAAATACGCGTCAATCCCGGCCAGTTCTGGTACAGAGTGCACCAAAACCAGTGGAAAGAGACTGTTGA